The following coding sequences lie in one Ostrinia nubilalis chromosome 2, ilOstNubi1.1, whole genome shotgun sequence genomic window:
- the LOC135078452 gene encoding uncharacterized protein LOC135078452, with amino-acid sequence MSGRTSPVNGGYEAANAEPAMRLTVRKDLFPEARLPKIAPDDPDAASTEEDLDTVSYVKLETDFEQSIDDIANQKQKLVNGLVQSPKPRHRKHKQHSRRDNEYSVHNGCLPSKRKRRKNSSRESRHKSHSSNSVMRSKVKGGKNLNLVSSSECQEDEDWAEKEAEESESSEDEVLRCSVKLPLINLPRQSGKPYSHELSQLSTKKSKKDSKERRTHAVTPCSGKPRSMLDICSSRSKKKSKKSECTPTYRSQIVDMNTIKIKIKRTNINETKLQITTPTPTSIADLGQRKSKKKRAASPAPSESSGEEYDPKGDNTASMSVAPKAKQARPKTPKTRKSNNSKKKSEKTERTSRISAAESKDAGPQSPWATMPEEVLVKIFEYAVASQGTLPSVIRFGRVCKLWHIVSCRPELWKSVDLAQYTKEKCKTDYKLVWLLENRLSQCQSLNIAQWKVCNLSWVLACVADYCPALVELSVAGWSRMTPEQLFELVQGLPQLQRLDLSLTSETGGSSTCLSAASMARLAEAFGARFTHLTLANNKYTALPQILSSVAAHCANLEVLDISGALATSHPAAVPVEALQKGCPKLRVFRAANSQLVLAPATTSQQALDTAGALATSHPAAVPVEALQKGCPKLRVFRAANSQLALDTAGALATSHPAAVPVEALQKGCPKLRVFRAANSQLVLAPATTSQQMEAVGWTQLEELSIAGEAAAEAVGVGEYRFNDDALSRLVRAATRLRLLDLRGLQRLTDSGLVRVPAWDLQHLFLGGCNVTRQGNACLELICEKWSHSLLELDLSWASAARVLDDAVSALADSPNSKLRILNLCGSSVSLEPVKKVLLRCPHIESINLSSCRALPRGMKRLYTGKELQDLKDSLDPEKAKTKENESKEKTKKNTNKTEADSKTAAERTPKQEVSDSSGDKSEAKPQEKSSDSLFQEPKSVSEPGSHRQTSTDAGRKTSPDSKTDTSSNKTPENRASMSDTKRVKGDTTPKLLSPMAQLRPDSSSTPRSEQTKGDMGSPHFSPVPKPDSQVQNSPEVHPESIKSNSWSLGQFKTTPTHKSEASPLNRIESHNKLKHGKFIEQCSPTTSLDNKPSPETLGVKQDIKTPNSWSYGSPMPRQEAQFASQRSPYSAQPSPAQPSPYSTQPSPYSTQPSPYSSQPSPYSAQPSPDTSQIVKPELPKAGAWNTGGYSPMPKHHAPFSPHPSTHASPDAGPGAKDPRGPGRTPGQYSPMSRQDRLHPGPYSPRPDAYTKRSPGVAGGYSPMLRADCQLASPDQPPRPPRADYRAAKAPELAPAPPDVAWGMDRFGQLPGAPPASIESLVWGAGFEQAPAREPAPAPLSTPPQWGGLPGFEAGARRAADPWALGHFRVEPPAPSQHTFVEQSVSFDALSGHVGHAAHALSSFLDEAFAESSRVD; translated from the exons ATGTCGGGTCGCACGAGTCCCGTGAACGGCGGTTACGAGGCCGCGAACGCAGAGCCTGCGATGAGGCTCACCGTCCGCAAAGACCTATTCCCCGAGGCTCGCCTGCCGAAGATAGCGCCTGACGACCCTGACGCGGCCTCCACGGAGGAAGACCTAGACACCGTGTCCTATGTCAAGCTCGAAACGGACTTCGAGCAAAGCATTGATGACATAGCcaatcaaaaacaaaaattagtTAATGGGCTGGTGCAATCCCCCAAACCTCGTCACAGAAAGCACAAGCAACATTCTAGACGAGATAATGAGTATTCAGTACACAACGGATGCCTTCCATCTAAAAGGAAACGGAGAAAAAACTCTTCAAGGGAATCACGCCATAAATCCCATTCGTCTAATAGTGTTATGCGTTCAAAAGTGAAAGGTGGTAAGAATTTAAATTTAGTTAGCAGCAGTGAGTGTCAGGAGGATGAGGACTGGGCCGAGAAGGAAGCAGAGGAAAGTGAAAGTTCGGAAGATGAAGTGCTCAGGTGCAGTGTAAAGTTACCATTAATCAACTTGCCCCGGCAAAGTGGCAAACCCTACAGTCATGAACTTAGTCAATTATCCacaaaaaagagtaaaaaggacTCAAAAGAGAGACGGACTCATGCCGTGACGCCTTGTAGTGGTAAACCGCGTTCTATGTTGGACATTTGTAGTTCTCGTAGCAAAAAGAAATCAAAGAAGTCTGAGTGCACACCCACTTATCGAAGTCAGATAGTGGATATGAACactattaaaattaagattaaaaGGACAAATATTAATGAAACT AAGTTACAGATAACAACACCAACACCAACGTCAATCGCCGATCTTGGACAGAGGAAATCCAAAAAGAAACGGGCAGCTTCGCCCGCGCCAAGCGAGAGTTCGGGCGAGGAATACGACCCCAAAGGAGACAACACTGCGAGTATGAGTGTCGCTCCTAAGGCGAAACAAGCACGACCGAAGACGCCTAAGACACGGAAATCCAATAATTCTAAAA aaaaaagtGAAAAGACTGAAAGAACTAGTAGAATTAGTGCTGCTGAAAGTAAAGATGCTGGGCCGCAGAGTCCGTGGGCGACGATGCCTGAAGAGGTCCTCGTGAAGATATTTGAATATGCTGTGGCTTCACAGGGAACGTTACCTAGTGTTATAAG ATTTGGCAGAGTTTGCAAGTTATGGCATATCGTGAGTTGTAGACCTGAATTATGGAAAAGCGTGGATTTGGCACAATATACTAAGGAAAAATGTAAAACTGACTACAAATTAGTGTGGCTTCTTGAAAACAGATTGTCACAGTGTCAAAGTTTAAATATAG CTCAATGGAAGGTGTGCAACTTGTCGTGGGTGCTAGCGTGCGTGGCGGACTACTGCCCGGCGCTGGTGGAGCTGAGCGTGGCGGGCTGGAGCCGCATGACGCCCGAGCAGCTGTTCGAGCTGGTGCAGGGCCTGCCGCAGCTGCAGCGGCTGGACCTGTCGCTGACG TCTGAAACCGGCGGGTCTAGCACGTGCCTATCGGCGGCGTCGATGGCGCGGCTGGCGGAGGCGTTCGGCGCGCGCTTCACGCATCTCACGCTCGCCAACAACAAGTACACCGCGCTGCCGCAGATACTGTCGTCGGTTGCG GCGCACTGCGCGAATCTGGAGGTGCTGGACATATCAGGCGCGCTAGCAACGTCGCACCCCGCCGCCGTGCCCGTGGAGGCGCTGCAGAAGGGCTGCCCCAAGCTGCGCGTGTTCCGCGCCGCCAACTCGCAGCTCGTGCTCGCGCCCGCCACCACCTCGCAGCAG GCGCTGGACACAGCGGGCGCGCTGGCAACGTCGCACCCCGCCGCCGTGCCCGTGGAGGCGCTGCAGAAGGGCTGCCCCAAGCTGCGCGTGTTCCGCGCCGCCAACTCGCAGCTC GCGCTGGACACAGCGGGCGCGCTGGCAACGTCGCACCCCGCCGCCGTGCCCGTGGAGGCGCTGCAGAAGGGCTGCCCCAAGTTGCGCGTGTTCCGCGCCGCCAACTCGCAGCTCGTGCTCGCGCCCGCCACCACCTCGCAGCAG ATGGAAGCCGTCGGCTGGACGCAGTTAGAGGAGCTTTCCATCGCGGGCGAAGCGGCAGCCGAGGCTGTGGGCGTCGGCGAGTACCGGTTCAACGACGACGCGCTGTCCCGCCTCGTGcgcgccgccacgcgcctgcGCCTGCTGGACCTGCGCGGCCTGCAGCGCCTCACGGACTCCGGGCTCGTGCGCGTGCCCGCCTGGGACCTGCAGCACCTGTTCCTGGGCG GTTGCAACGTCACACGCCAGGGCAACGCGTGCTTAGAGCTGATCTGCGAGAAGTGGTCCCACAGCCTGTTGGAACTGGACTTATCGTGGGCCTCCGCCGCGAGGGTCCTGGATGACGCCGTCTCGGCGCTGGCGGACTCACCTAATAGCAAGCTAAG AATACTCAATCTATGTGGATCATCAGTATCCTTGGAACCAGTAAAGAAAGTGTTACTACGATGTCCCCACATAGAGTCCATCAATCTCAGCTCGTGTCGCGCTCTTCCCAGAGGCATGAAGCGTCTGTACACGGGAAAAGAACTTCAGGACCTCAAAGACAGCTTAGACCCAGAAAAGGCGAAAACCAAAGAAAATGAATCGAAAGAAAAGACCaagaaaaatacaaacaaaacagaGGCTGACTCTAAAACCGCTGCAGAAAGAACGCCAAAGCAAGAAGTTTCCGATAGCTCTGGAGATAAATCAGAAGCGAAGCCTCAAGAGAAATCATCAGATTCCCTTTTCCAGGAGCCTAAGAGTGTCTCTGAACCGGGAAGTCACAGGCAAACGTCGACAGACGCCGGGCGTAAGACGTCTCCTGATAGCAAAACCGATACATCTTCCAACAAAACTCCCGAAAACAGAGCTTCCATGTCGGACACCAAACGCGTGAAGGGCGACACAACTCCTAAATTGTTAAGTCCGATGGCTCAACTGAGACCCGACTCCTCCTCCACTCCCAGGTCCGAACAAACTAAAGGGGACATGGGCAGTCCTCACTTCAGCCCCGTTCCCAAACCCGACAGTCAGGTGCAGAACAGTCCCGAAGTACATCCCGAATCGATCAAAAGCAACTCCTGGAGTTTGGGTCAGTTCAAAACTACACCCACGCACAAGTCCGAAGCCAGCCCCCTGAACAGAATAGAGAGTCACAATAAACTGAAACACGGCAAATTCATCGAACAATGCAGCCCCACCACGTCGCTGGACAACAAGCCGAGCCCCGAGACCCTCGGCGTGAAGCAGGACATCAAGACGCCCAACAGCTGGAGCTACGGCAGCCCGATGCCGCGCCAGGAGGCGCAGTTCGCCTCGCAGCGCAGCCCCTACTCGGCCCAGCCCAGCCCGGCGCAGCCCAGCCCCTACTCCACGCAACCGAGTCCCTACTCCACGCAGCCCAGCCCCTACTCCTCGCAGCCCAGCCCGTACTCGGCCCAGCCGAGCCCCGACACGAGCCAGATCGTCAAGCCGGAGCTGCCGAAGGCCGGCGCCTGGAACACCGGCGGCTACAGCCCGATGCCGAAGCACCACGCGCCCTTCTCGCCGCACCCGTCCACGCACGCCAGCCCCGACGCCGGGCCCGGCGCCAAGGACCCGCGCGGGCCCGGCCGCACGCCCGGCCAGTACAGCCCCATGTCGCGCCAGGACCGCCTGCACCCCGGGCCCTACTCGCCGCGCCCCGACGCCTACACCAAGCGCAGCCCCGGCGTCGCCGGCGGCTACAGCCCCATGCTGCGCGCCGACTGCCAGCTCGCCAGCCCCGACCAGCCGCCGCGACCGCCCCGCGCCGACTACCGCGCGGCCAAGGCGCCCGAgctcgcgcccgcgccgcccgacGTCGCCTGGGGCATGGACCGCTTCGGCCAGCTGCCCGGCGCGCCGCCCGCCAGCATCGAGTCGCTCGTGTGGGGCGCCGGCTTCGAGCAGGCGCCCGCGCGggagccggcgccggcgccgctgaGCACGCCGCCGCAGTGGGGCGGGCTGCCGGGCTTCGaggcgggcgcgcggcgggcggccGACCCGTGGGCGCTGGGCCACTTCCGCGTGGAGCCGCCGGCGCCGTCGCAGCACACGTTCGTGGAGCAGAGCGTGTCGTTCGACGCGCTGAGCGGGCACGTGGGCCACGCGGCGCACGCGCTGTCCAGTTTTTTAGACGAGGCCTTCGCCGAGTCGTCGCGTGTGGACTGA